One segment of Panicum virgatum strain AP13 chromosome 3K, P.virgatum_v5, whole genome shotgun sequence DNA contains the following:
- the LOC120699009 gene encoding uncharacterized protein LOC120699009 isoform X1 produces the protein MSSSYEAKVYYRRMGNMVWHLENATSITSKHHLSDLWKSPRGTLLRIQVLAIVAIIITFFLIAFGSCRRWSNRWIVQKGFFAAQVLSLSLGTYSIGIMQSSSVKSEVYPIWTVSLFTIFGCIDPVTSYNGLDYKGPLSKVVYGICLHCGYVLLMSISAISSIVGNTAIGVLAAVTFIKGFHMSLALMQQSRMRNMVQQLDERYDSGETLALRYDYSTDPASLLDVPRTEFTVDYPSGTDTAYVRLSDVNDLLREKKDELQSCYDACVAYCLSHRLQRYFLGLNSRKVDPRTPEGIDYKWALKVIEVELAFLFDVFFTGNAFLHYYQAKTASLWALASFTGICFVGVATAIPGTRTSRHCASGPGGCTNFLHTTTADLVITFVILVSLALLQLLQLIRCWTSNWARLAVVCAYTRNDMRMRRGKKRYWLVLWMRLKVFVATSTKCFDKYLWQCKIGQYQYSMLPEARSTAKKEVEGKARNRRGKSMVDHLYRGCVGLVKVLAMDYIWEVLWDLLGSDNNKRASARLDDDVKASIIDFLGTIKSDRTEGDWLSFAQDQRIEEFLPYTHTPQFEPEPHGFRYTRCVMAWCIVTWYCELAEQEQERKKNASSKAEKGMGCMGTAAGCFKKKAAAAAGGGEREENRKHRYVANALSKYCAYLVVSAPELLPGPVPDTRRAYDHFVEAAREARDKDALVKAMLDRQYWSRLHSGNIVIKDINNHASVGGDRPLLDLMRRSNPWETLADVWIRMLVYAAPYGNAEAHMRQLSQGGEFITHLWALLCHLSIREWKLPGNLHDVTAIDHAQKILTDFFPEKKRAYTHRG, from the exons ATGAGCTCATCCTATGAAGCTAAG GTGTATTATCGCCGGATGGGAAATATGGTGTGGCATTTAGAAAATGCAACATCAATAACCTCCAAGCATCATCTAAGTGATTTGTGGAAGAGCCCAAGGGGGACACTGCTTCGTATCCAAGTGTTGGCAATTGTGGCCATCATCATCACTTTCTTCCTTATTGCCTTTGGGTCGTGCCGCCGTTGGTCCAATCGCTGGATAGTCCAGAAGGGCTTCTTTGCTGCACAGGTGTTATCTCTGTCTCTTGGAACCTACAGCATTGGTATAATGCAATCTTCATCGGTGAAGAGCGAGGTGTATCCCATATGGACTGTGTCCTTGTTCACCATCTTTGGCTGCATTGATCCAGTAACCAGCTACAACGGCCTTGACTACAAGGGCCCACTCTCAAAGGTGGTATATGGGATTTGCCTCCACTGCGGATATGTCCTGCTGATGAGTATCTCAGCCATCTCCAGTATTGTTGGGAACACGGCCATCGGCGTGCTAGCTGCCGTCACTTTCATCAAAGGCTTTCATATGTCATTGGCCCTTATGCAACAAAGCAGAATGCGAAACATGGTACAACAGTTAGATGAGCGATATGACTCTGGAGAAACATTGGCTTTAAGATACGATTATTCCACCGATCCAGCAAGTTTATTAGATGTGCCACGAACTGAATTTACTGTCGATTATCCATCTGGCACGGACACTGCCTATGTTCGTTTAAGTGACGTAAATGACTTACTAAGGGAAAAGAAGGATGAGTTACAATCCTGTTATGATGCATGTGTTGCCTACTGTCTGTCTCATAGATTGCAACGATATTTTCTTGGGTTGAACAGTCGTAAGGTTGATCCACGAACACCGGAGGGCATCGACTACAAGTGGGCATTGAAGGTGATTGAGGTAGAGTTGGCTTTTCTGTTCGATGTGTTTTTCACTGGtaacgcattccttcattattATCAAGCAAAAACTGCTAGTTTGTGGGCACTGGCTTCATTCACTGGGATATGTTTCGTCGGGGTAGCAACAGCCATTCCTGGGACAAGGACTAGCCGCCATTGTGCTTCTGGTCCTGGTGGCTGCACCAACTTTTTGCACACCACAACTGCAGATCTAGTTATCACTTTTGTTATTTTGGTGTCCCTGGCTCTTTTGCAATTGTTGCAGTTGATTCGGTGCTGGACATCGAACTGGGCAAGACTTGCCGTTGTCTGTGCATACACCAGGAATGACATGAGAATGCGCAGGGGTAAAAAGCGATACTGGCTGGTATTGTGGATGAGACTGAAAGTGTTTGTAGCTACCAGCACTAAATGCTTCGACAAGTACCTCTGGCAATGCAAGATCGGCCAGTACCAGTATTCAATGCTACCGGAAGCGAGATCTACTGCAAAAAAGGAAGTAGAAGGTAAAGCGAGGAATAGGAGAGGGAAATCCATGGTTGACCATCTCTATCGGGGATGTGTTGGCTTGGTTAAGGTGCTTGCAATGGACTACATCTGGGAGGTGCTCTGGGACTTGCTCGGCAGCGACAATAACAAAAGAGCTTCCGCTAGGTTGGACGACGATGTGAAGGCATCCATTATTGATTTCCTTGGTACCATCAAATCCGACAGAACCGAAGGGGATTGGTTATCCTTTGCTCAGGATCAACGTATCGAAGAATTTCTTCCCTACACCCATACCCCTCAATTTGAACCGGAACCGCATGGTTTCAGATACACGAGATGTGTAATGGCATGGTGCATTGTGACATGGTACTGTGAACTAGCAGAGCAGGAACAGGAAAGGAAGAAGAATGCCTCAAGCAAGGCCGAGAAGGGCATGGGCTGCATGGGAACTGCTGCAGGTTGTTTCAAAaagaaagcagcagcagcagcaggaggaggagaaagAGAGGAGAATCGGAAACATCGGTATGTTGCCAATGCTCTGTCCAAGTATTGTGCCTACTTGGTGGTGTCAGCGCCGGAGCTACTCCCTGGGCCGGTCCCGGATACGAGGAGGGCGTACGATCACTTTGTGGAGGCAGCACGGGAAGCTCGGGATAAGGATGCACTTGTTAAGGCAATGTTAGACCGTCAATACTGGTCACGGCTACACAGTGGCAACATCGTGATCAAGGACATTAACAATCATGCTAGTGTCGGTGGAGACCGTCCGCTCCTTGACTTGATGCGTCGCTCGAACCCCTGGGAGACGCTGGCAGATGTGTGGATCCGGATGTTAGTCTATGCGGCACCATATGGCAATGCCGAGGCACACATGCGGCAACTCTCGCAGGGTGGCGAGTTCATCACCCATCTATGGGCCTTGCTCTGCCACCTCAGCATCCGTGAGTGGAAACTTCCAGGTAACCTGCACGACGTTACCGCCATTGACCACGCCCAGAAGATACTCACCGACTTTTTtccggaaaaaaaaagagcataTACTCACCGAGGATAA